A section of the Dehalobacter sp. DCM genome encodes:
- a CDS encoding pro-sigmaK processing inhibitor BofA family protein — protein MTVIFLGLFILLLGLIAFASLKKPNKLIKLFIHILGGVVGLWIVDLLLSIFAMEIPINIFTVVLVAILGFPGVIVLCILQLIGI, from the coding sequence ATGACCGTCATATTTCTTGGATTATTCATCTTACTTTTAGGGCTTATCGCGTTTGCTTCTTTAAAAAAACCGAATAAGCTCATCAAGCTTTTTATTCATATTCTTGGCGGCGTCGTCGGATTATGGATTGTTGATTTACTTTTGAGTATTTTTGCTATGGAGATACCGATTAACATATTTACAGTCGTTCTTGTCGCCATTCTTGGTTTTCCGGGTGTTATCGTTTTATGTATTCTTCAATTGATAGGAATATAA
- the recR gene encoding recombination mediator RecR: MDYLYYPQPLTDLIVAFSRLPGVGPKTAGRLAFYLLRNPDQAGELAEAVVCALKDIKQCSVCGNYTDIDPCKICAGERRDETMLCLVEQPRDVVALEKTGEYKGRYHVLHGVLSPMEGIGPDQLNLTTLFQRLEGIQEVVLALNPTVEGEATALYISKLLKPLGIRVTRLAHGLPVGGDLEYADEVTIVRALEGRRQL; the protein is encoded by the coding sequence ATGGATTACCTGTATTATCCCCAACCACTGACAGATTTGATTGTTGCTTTTTCCCGCTTGCCCGGTGTAGGGCCGAAGACAGCAGGCCGCTTAGCCTTTTATCTGCTCAGGAATCCGGATCAAGCCGGAGAGCTGGCTGAAGCTGTTGTCTGTGCGTTGAAGGATATTAAGCAATGTTCGGTTTGTGGTAATTATACAGATATCGACCCCTGTAAAATTTGTGCGGGAGAACGCCGGGACGAGACAATGCTGTGTCTCGTCGAACAACCTCGGGATGTTGTTGCTTTAGAAAAGACCGGCGAGTATAAGGGACGTTACCACGTTTTACATGGTGTACTGTCGCCCATGGAGGGTATTGGACCGGATCAGCTGAACCTGACCACTCTTTTTCAACGGCTGGAGGGTATCCAGGAGGTTGTTCTTGCCTTAAATCCGACGGTGGAAGGAGAAGCAACCGCACTCTACATCTCGAAGCTGCTTAAACCCTTGGGTATTCGTGTCACTCGCTTGGCACATGGATTACCGGTGGGCGGCGATTTGGAGTATGCTGACGAGGTGACTATTGTTCGGGCCCTTGAAGGCAGACGCCAGCTATAA
- the nifJ gene encoding pyruvate:ferredoxin (flavodoxin) oxidoreductase — translation MAKMKTMSGNEAAAHASYAFSEVATIFPITPSSDMAEFVDEWAAHGRKNIFGQPMKVVEMQSEGGAAGAFHGSLQAGALTTTYTASQGLLLMIPNMYKVSGELLPGVFHVSARAIAAHALSIFGDHQDVMSVRMTGYAMLSSGSVQEAMDMAYLAHLCAIKARVPFLHFFDGFRTSHEISKISVPDYEEVATLLDHDALKRFRDNALNPERPCLRGTAQNPDIYFQGREASNLFYQAVPAIVEDYMNQYKELTGREYKLFEYYGAPDAERVIIVMGSVGDTISETIDYLAAKGEKVGVLRVRLFRPFSVDHFLKALPATVKKIAVLERTKEPGSIGEPLYLDVVDAFYDKANQPVIVGGRYGLGSKDTTPSQILAVYENLKADQPKNGFTIGIVDDVTFTSLEEKEFIDTTPEGTISCQFWGLGADGTVGANKQAIKIIGDHTTMYAQAYFSYDSKKSGGTTVSHLRFGKNPIKASYLVNTADYVACHNQSYVDKYNLLKGLKKGGTFVLNCQWSAEELDEKLPEALKRVIADKEAQFYIIDAVKIAKELGLGNRINMIMQSAFFKLAKVIPLDDALQYLKDSIVKTYGKKGQDIVDMNNKAVDAGCDALVKVTIPAAWAQADPKKGLFLGDENEPAFIKDIARVMAAQEGDKLPVSAFTGREDGTFPAGTSAYEKRGIGTAVPEWISTNCIQCNQCSYVCPHAAIRPFLLSEQEAANAPEGFVTIKAVGKDLAGLQFRAQVSPLDCTGCGNCADVCPGKEKALVMKDVEEMTRIQAPLWDYAMTIPDKEDKITNRNSVKNTQFLKPLLEFSGACPGCGETAYVKLITQLFGDRMMIANATGCTSIWGGSAPSIPYTVNKEGKGPTWANSLFEDNAEYGYGMYLGVEQQRSQLAEEMKQALALDIPAAMKDAFQEWLANRNDGEGSKAAAQKVLAAFAGMDPKGDALLTGIWNKKEHLVKKSQWIIGGDGWAYDIGYGGLDHVLASGDDVNVLVLDTEVYSNTGGQASKATPRAAIAKFAASGKKIRKKDLGMMAMSYGYVYVAQIALGSNMSQTLKAIQEAEAYKGPSLIIAYAPCINHGIRSGMATSVTQAKKAVEAGYWHLYRYNPDLLEEGKNPFSLDSKEPTASFRDFIMSEVRYSSLLRTFPETAEELFTGAEKFAKERYKSYKRLADQNWN, via the coding sequence ATGGCTAAAATGAAAACAATGTCGGGGAATGAAGCTGCAGCGCACGCTTCTTATGCGTTTTCAGAAGTTGCAACCATTTTCCCAATCACCCCTTCATCCGACATGGCAGAATTTGTTGATGAATGGGCAGCCCATGGCCGCAAGAATATATTCGGCCAACCGATGAAAGTCGTGGAAATGCAGTCCGAAGGCGGCGCCGCCGGTGCATTTCATGGCTCACTGCAAGCCGGTGCGTTAACCACGACCTATACCGCATCCCAGGGACTTCTGCTTATGATCCCAAATATGTACAAGGTATCCGGGGAATTGCTCCCGGGAGTCTTTCACGTCAGTGCCCGTGCCATCGCGGCGCATGCGCTTTCTATCTTCGGGGATCATCAGGATGTCATGTCCGTTCGGATGACCGGATATGCCATGCTCAGCTCCGGCAGCGTCCAAGAAGCCATGGACATGGCGTATCTCGCGCATCTTTGCGCCATCAAAGCACGTGTACCTTTCCTTCATTTCTTCGACGGATTCCGGACATCTCACGAGATTTCCAAGATCAGTGTGCCCGACTACGAGGAAGTAGCCACACTCTTGGATCACGACGCCCTGAAGCGATTCAGAGACAATGCCTTGAATCCGGAGCGGCCCTGCCTGAGAGGAACGGCGCAGAACCCGGATATCTACTTCCAGGGCAGAGAAGCGTCCAACCTGTTCTATCAGGCTGTTCCCGCTATCGTCGAAGATTACATGAATCAATATAAAGAACTGACCGGCCGGGAATATAAACTGTTTGAGTATTACGGCGCACCGGATGCCGAGCGGGTCATTATCGTCATGGGCTCCGTCGGTGATACCATCAGTGAAACCATCGATTATCTGGCAGCCAAAGGCGAAAAGGTCGGGGTTTTACGGGTTCGTTTATTCCGTCCGTTCTCCGTGGATCATTTCCTTAAAGCCTTACCGGCCACCGTCAAGAAAATAGCCGTTTTAGAGCGGACCAAAGAACCCGGTTCCATTGGCGAACCCTTGTACCTGGATGTCGTCGATGCCTTCTACGATAAGGCCAATCAACCGGTCATCGTGGGCGGACGGTATGGACTGGGATCCAAAGATACCACACCGTCGCAGATCCTGGCGGTGTATGAAAACTTAAAAGCCGACCAGCCGAAGAACGGATTCACCATCGGCATCGTCGATGACGTCACCTTCACCTCGCTGGAAGAAAAAGAATTCATCGATACCACACCGGAAGGGACGATCAGCTGTCAGTTCTGGGGACTGGGAGCGGACGGGACCGTCGGAGCCAACAAACAGGCGATCAAAATCATCGGCGACCATACCACCATGTACGCCCAAGCCTATTTCTCCTATGACAGCAAAAAATCCGGCGGCACCACCGTATCGCACTTGCGTTTCGGGAAGAACCCGATCAAGGCGTCCTATCTGGTCAATACCGCAGATTATGTGGCCTGCCATAACCAATCCTATGTGGATAAATATAACCTCTTAAAAGGCCTGAAAAAAGGCGGAACCTTTGTCTTAAACTGTCAGTGGAGTGCCGAAGAACTGGATGAGAAACTGCCGGAAGCGCTGAAGCGGGTCATAGCCGACAAAGAAGCCCAATTCTATATCATCGATGCCGTCAAGATCGCCAAAGAGCTGGGACTGGGCAACCGGATCAATATGATCATGCAGTCCGCCTTCTTCAAACTGGCGAAAGTCATCCCCTTAGACGACGCACTGCAATACCTGAAAGATTCCATCGTCAAAACCTACGGCAAAAAAGGCCAGGATATCGTGGATATGAATAATAAAGCCGTGGATGCCGGCTGCGATGCTCTCGTAAAAGTGACGATCCCAGCCGCCTGGGCTCAGGCAGATCCGAAGAAGGGGCTGTTCCTGGGTGACGAGAACGAACCGGCCTTCATTAAAGACATCGCTCGGGTGATGGCAGCCCAGGAAGGCGACAAACTGCCGGTAAGCGCCTTTACCGGCCGTGAAGACGGCACATTCCCCGCCGGGACCTCCGCCTATGAAAAACGCGGAATCGGTACGGCAGTGCCTGAATGGATCAGCACCAACTGTATCCAGTGTAATCAATGTTCGTATGTATGCCCGCATGCCGCCATCCGTCCGTTCCTTCTGAGTGAACAGGAAGCAGCCAATGCACCGGAAGGCTTTGTAACAATTAAAGCCGTGGGCAAAGATCTGGCCGGACTGCAATTCCGGGCCCAGGTCAGCCCGCTGGACTGCACCGGGTGCGGCAACTGCGCCGACGTTTGCCCGGGGAAAGAAAAAGCCCTGGTCATGAAAGACGTGGAAGAAATGACACGGATCCAGGCCCCGCTGTGGGACTATGCCATGACCATACCCGATAAAGAAGACAAAATCACGAACAGGAATTCAGTGAAGAACACGCAGTTCTTAAAACCCCTGCTGGAGTTCAGCGGCGCCTGTCCGGGGTGCGGAGAAACGGCGTATGTCAAGCTGATCACCCAGCTGTTTGGGGACCGGATGATGATCGCCAACGCCACGGGCTGTACCTCGATCTGGGGCGGCAGTGCACCATCCATACCGTATACCGTGAACAAGGAAGGCAAAGGGCCGACCTGGGCCAATTCCCTCTTCGAAGACAATGCGGAATACGGGTACGGCATGTATCTGGGTGTAGAGCAGCAGCGCAGTCAGCTGGCGGAAGAAATGAAGCAAGCGCTGGCACTGGATATCCCGGCGGCCATGAAAGATGCTTTCCAGGAATGGCTGGCCAATAGGAATGACGGTGAAGGTTCCAAGGCGGCGGCTCAAAAAGTATTGGCAGCATTTGCCGGTATGGATCCCAAAGGCGATGCGCTGTTAACCGGCATCTGGAATAAGAAAGAGCACTTAGTCAAGAAATCCCAGTGGATCATCGGCGGCGACGGCTGGGCCTACGATATCGGGTACGGCGGATTGGATCATGTACTGGCATCCGGGGACGATGTCAATGTGTTGGTACTGGATACGGAAGTATACTCCAATACCGGCGGCCAGGCATCCAAAGCCACACCCCGGGCAGCCATCGCGAAATTTGCCGCCTCCGGCAAGAAAATCCGGAAGAAAGACCTGGGCATGATGGCGATGAGTTACGGTTATGTCTACGTGGCCCAGATTGCCTTAGGATCCAATATGAGCCAGACCCTGAAAGCCATTCAGGAAGCCGAAGCGTACAAAGGCCCCTCGCTCATCATTGCCTATGCGCCGTGCATCAACCACGGTATCCGTTCCGGTATGGCCACCAGTGTGACCCAGGCGAAGAAAGCGGTGGAAGCCGGCTATTGGCACCTCTACCGTTACAATCCGGATTTGCTGGAAGAAGGCAAGAATCCATTCAGTTTGGATTCCAAAGAGCCCACGGCATCGTTCCGGGATTTCATTATGTCGGAAGTGCGTTACAGCTCGTTGTTAAGAACCTTCCCGGAAACAGCGGAGGAGTTGTTCACCGGTGCTGAGAAGTTTGCTAAAGAGCGGTATAAGTCCTATAAACGCCTGGCAGATCAGAATTGGAACTAA
- a CDS encoding COG1361 S-layer family protein, with amino-acid sequence MFIKKKGLSIVLSLTLGILLFFAPPAKLQAAGEAITVTNYSINHSGAIEPQESFILTVTLVNQSGSDLDGAKVVVDSTSSFFAADGTGLTKTIADWNNGVTVTASFSLRYDGGSRNTLSISVIDNLSNAQTVANNTYTIAVSQAESTNPTQEVDTSTYVPSIDIISDPYVYAAAGENLTLALKIKNTSSYTAQNIRVIPDLSGESPFALTGNSSQFSVASLNPGETQTITCYFAVAPSALEKVYTLKLNLIYSNAFGNRFGSGATPLSEAIYVSVKNTNTFPRITIGNIRVTNPDQAHPTVMKTVIRVSNAGSLTAKNVSITLQGLKDDGLGLYRDSNMTCIDSLAGKGWKDITFYLIPSGKVGQGNYALSAKIEYMDESGKAYTSECQFFVPVQSGGGGATVPKIILNSYSCNPGIVKAGEKFTLNLSFLNTNPDKTVKNIKIYLTVPDGGADSSGSVFTPVNSSNTLFVDEIKPKCLAVKTLEFYTIPDAKPKTYSLTANFEYQDDQGTEYKATEIIGVPVNQQVNLETSELQIPAEGFMGQPVPISLEFYNTGKASISNLMFKVEGNFAAENSSYYVGTFDVGASDYFEATITPTSPGAQSGAVVITFDDPTGEHLVIKKEIVFNAQEMIQPQMPEGMPPVEMAPPINWKKRLLIIAATLIVLIIAGIVAHKKGLLKKLWGLRKSLRVPKFRSKKGQNFDE; translated from the coding sequence ATGTTTATCAAAAAAAAGGGTTTATCCATCGTACTGTCTTTAACATTAGGTATCTTATTATTTTTCGCACCGCCAGCAAAGCTACAGGCGGCCGGTGAGGCAATAACAGTCACCAATTATTCCATCAATCATTCCGGGGCGATCGAACCACAGGAATCCTTTATATTGACGGTAACCTTGGTTAATCAAAGCGGGTCCGACTTAGACGGTGCGAAGGTTGTTGTGGACAGCACGTCAAGTTTCTTCGCAGCAGACGGCACCGGGCTAACCAAGACTATCGCCGACTGGAATAATGGCGTCACCGTAACTGCCAGCTTTAGTCTGAGATATGACGGCGGATCGCGAAATACCCTTTCGATCAGTGTTATCGATAACTTAAGCAATGCACAGACCGTCGCCAATAATACATATACCATTGCAGTGAGTCAAGCAGAAAGCACTAATCCAACCCAGGAGGTGGATACCTCTACCTATGTTCCATCCATCGATATTATCAGTGATCCTTATGTTTACGCGGCAGCCGGGGAAAACCTGACGTTGGCGTTAAAAATTAAAAATACAAGTTCTTATACCGCCCAGAATATTCGGGTCATTCCCGATCTTAGCGGTGAAAGTCCCTTTGCTTTGACCGGTAACAGCTCCCAGTTCTCTGTGGCGAGCTTAAATCCGGGAGAAACGCAGACAATCACCTGTTATTTCGCAGTCGCCCCTTCAGCCTTAGAAAAAGTGTATACTCTGAAATTAAATTTAATCTATTCCAATGCTTTCGGAAATCGTTTTGGCAGCGGCGCTACACCATTAAGCGAGGCAATCTATGTCAGTGTTAAAAATACCAATACCTTTCCGCGTATCACTATCGGAAATATACGTGTGACCAATCCGGATCAAGCTCATCCCACCGTGATGAAAACGGTCATAAGAGTGAGTAATGCGGGTTCACTGACAGCCAAGAATGTCAGCATTACCTTACAGGGATTAAAAGATGACGGGCTCGGCCTTTATCGGGATAGCAATATGACCTGTATCGACAGTCTGGCCGGAAAAGGCTGGAAGGATATTACCTTTTACCTGATACCGTCCGGTAAGGTTGGCCAAGGCAATTACGCTCTCTCCGCGAAAATTGAATACATGGACGAGAGCGGAAAAGCCTATACGAGTGAATGTCAGTTCTTTGTCCCTGTACAATCGGGCGGAGGCGGGGCGACAGTTCCTAAAATCATTTTGAATAGTTATAGCTGTAATCCCGGTATCGTTAAGGCCGGAGAAAAGTTTACTTTAAACCTTAGCTTTCTTAATACCAATCCGGACAAGACGGTAAAAAATATAAAAATTTACCTTACGGTTCCTGACGGCGGTGCGGATAGCAGCGGCAGTGTCTTTACCCCGGTAAACAGCAGCAACACACTATTTGTCGATGAGATTAAGCCGAAATGTTTAGCCGTAAAAACCCTGGAGTTCTATACTATTCCTGACGCCAAACCAAAAACCTATTCATTAACGGCAAATTTTGAATACCAAGATGATCAGGGAACGGAATATAAAGCAACTGAAATTATTGGCGTTCCGGTCAATCAGCAAGTTAACTTAGAGACAAGTGAGCTTCAAATTCCGGCAGAAGGTTTTATGGGTCAGCCTGTACCCATTTCTTTGGAGTTCTATAATACCGGCAAAGCGAGCATCAGTAATCTCATGTTTAAAGTAGAAGGAAATTTTGCTGCGGAAAACAGCTCGTATTACGTTGGAACATTTGATGTTGGCGCCAGTGATTATTTTGAAGCGACTATAACACCGACATCCCCCGGTGCGCAGTCCGGTGCGGTTGTTATAACCTTTGATGATCCTACGGGGGAGCATCTGGTTATAAAAAAGGAAATAGTCTTTAATGCGCAGGAAATGATTCAACCGCAGATGCCTGAGGGGATGCCTCCAGTAGAAATGGCTCCTCCAATCAACTGGAAAAAGCGGCTGCTTATTATCGCGGCGACATTAATTGTGCTTATCATCGCAGGCATAGTTGCTCACAAGAAAGGATTATTAAAAAAGCTCTGGGGGTTAAGAAAATCATTACGGGTTCCAAAATTCAGATCAAAGAAGGGACAAAATTTTGATGAATAG
- a CDS encoding YbaB/EbfC family nucleoid-associated protein, whose translation MGFKQGGGGMGNMNQMLKQAQKMQENMMKAKEELESQTVQASSGGGMVEVVVSGKIELLELKINPEAVDPDDAEMLEDMIKAAVNQGIKNAQAMVEQGMAKATGGFNIPGLF comes from the coding sequence ATGGGATTTAAACAAGGCGGCGGCGGAATGGGCAATATGAACCAGATGCTTAAACAAGCGCAAAAGATGCAAGAAAATATGATGAAAGCCAAAGAAGAACTAGAAAGCCAAACAGTTCAGGCTTCTTCTGGCGGGGGTATGGTTGAGGTTGTTGTTAGTGGAAAAATAGAACTATTGGAATTAAAAATTAACCCGGAAGCTGTCGACCCGGATGATGCCGAAATGCTTGAGGATATGATCAAAGCTGCAGTCAACCAGGGTATTAAGAATGCACAGGCCATGGTAGAACAAGGCATGGCCAAAGCAACCGGCGGATTTAACATCCCGGGATTGTTTTAG
- a CDS encoding MFS transporter encodes MSKPFNRTLLKFAILCVAVQDIGAGAATPALANMIAAFPNVSPETVMMTSSIPSLCLVIFSFVYSKLTEYLNKKQIWYIGAALFLIGGIAPAFLDNIYAILAMRFLLGIAVGFFIPMVTDLVVDFFEEGPERQNMIGWGVAVASAGGIMFTLLGGFLAVGDWHNCFYAYIVSVIFFLVTAIFLPTPEKKKKVANSKVKVKMPAIVYIHSIVFALYNLFLFAIVTNLAIVIVGEQLGNAGSVGVVLTFYTVGSFISSLIYGKLTQVLKGYLYPMAILVTAIGFFINLVPGTLTTLIAGTVVIGIGMGCSNPSAYNFNASRAPLGASTLGISLAVVFMGIGQFIQPWVFAFIMKTLGLADGRPAFLVAGAAIVICSVIMLILNKNKLITE; translated from the coding sequence ATGAGCAAACCGTTTAACAGAACACTGCTGAAATTTGCCATTCTCTGTGTTGCTGTCCAGGACATCGGAGCTGGAGCTGCCACACCTGCGCTGGCCAATATGATTGCCGCTTTCCCGAATGTCAGTCCGGAAACCGTTATGATGACGTCATCGATTCCGTCCTTATGTTTAGTTATTTTTTCGTTTGTCTACTCTAAATTAACGGAATACTTAAACAAAAAACAAATCTGGTATATCGGTGCAGCGTTATTCTTGATCGGCGGTATTGCGCCCGCATTCCTGGATAATATTTATGCGATTTTAGCCATGCGTTTCTTGCTGGGGATTGCAGTTGGCTTCTTCATCCCGATGGTTACAGACCTCGTGGTCGATTTCTTCGAAGAAGGACCGGAAAGACAGAATATGATTGGCTGGGGTGTTGCCGTTGCCAGCGCAGGCGGAATCATGTTTACCTTATTAGGTGGTTTTCTCGCTGTAGGGGATTGGCATAACTGCTTTTATGCCTATATTGTTTCTGTCATTTTCTTTTTAGTCACCGCAATCTTTCTCCCAACCCCTGAAAAGAAAAAGAAGGTTGCCAATTCCAAAGTAAAAGTGAAAATGCCGGCAATCGTCTATATCCATTCTATCGTCTTTGCGCTCTATAATCTTTTTCTGTTTGCCATCGTCACTAACCTGGCTATAGTCATCGTCGGCGAACAACTGGGCAACGCAGGTTCTGTTGGTGTTGTTCTGACATTCTATACCGTTGGTTCCTTTATTTCTTCTTTGATCTATGGAAAACTAACCCAGGTTTTAAAAGGCTATCTCTATCCCATGGCGATTCTGGTCACAGCGATCGGGTTCTTTATCAATCTCGTTCCGGGGACACTGACGACGTTAATCGCTGGAACCGTCGTTATTGGTATCGGCATGGGCTGTTCCAATCCTTCAGCCTATAATTTCAATGCGTCACGCGCACCGTTAGGTGCTTCGACACTGGGGATATCTTTAGCGGTTGTCTTTATGGGCATTGGTCAATTCATTCAGCCCTGGGTCTTTGCTTTCATTATGAAAACACTTGGGCTCGCTGATGGAAGGCCTGCCTTTTTGGTGGCGGGTGCAGCTATCGTCATTTGTTCAGTCATCATGCTGATTTTGAACAAAAACAAATTAATTACAGAATAA
- a CDS encoding ABC transporter permease has translation MNRFDLIHMGLRNLWRRKTRTILTIMGVVIGTAAIVIMMSLGYGMKYSFQEQVSQIGSVTIIDVQQAYEGMVDMNTGQPMTNAAEAGSLNDKAIAQFKQLEGVQAVTPTLDSYVRIVSGRYVMDVPIRGIDPDFMSALGLKLQAGRLLQQGDEANVVFGAMTLQGFYNPKSNNRQQMGMMMPQQGNAADLKVDVLNDKLSFTYDFAYGNRKVPGDVQASSVKPKLYKIKGVGILQEGQMDSDYTVFMDIGQLKMFIEDNGKYLKTSDPNYKQTLAQQLRYQGARVKVSDLKYVTAVQNKIKEMGFQTYSLNDVLESMKKTSSTLQLILGGIGAISLLVAALGITNTMIMSIYERTREIGIMKVIGASIKDIEKLFLFESGMIGFLGGLLGMGVSFVLSLILNMISHNTQVLMSMGIGGSGSKISVIPFWLVIAVMGLSIIVGLIAGYYPARRAMKLSALEAIRNE, from the coding sequence ATGAATAGGTTTGATCTGATTCATATGGGTTTGAGAAACCTGTGGCGGAGAAAGACCCGCACGATTTTAACCATTATGGGCGTCGTAATCGGGACGGCGGCTATTGTGATCATGATGTCGTTGGGGTACGGTATGAAGTATTCTTTCCAAGAACAGGTGTCTCAAATAGGCAGTGTAACGATCATTGACGTCCAGCAAGCCTATGAGGGCATGGTTGATATGAATACCGGTCAACCAATGACCAATGCGGCGGAAGCCGGTTCACTCAATGACAAGGCGATTGCCCAATTTAAACAGCTTGAAGGGGTTCAGGCTGTAACGCCCACACTGGACAGCTATGTTCGGATTGTATCCGGCAGATACGTCATGGATGTGCCTATTCGCGGCATTGATCCGGATTTCATGTCAGCGCTGGGACTTAAGCTGCAAGCCGGCAGGCTGCTGCAGCAAGGCGACGAAGCCAATGTGGTTTTTGGTGCCATGACACTGCAGGGCTTTTATAACCCTAAGAGCAATAACCGGCAACAAATGGGAATGATGATGCCCCAGCAAGGAAATGCCGCGGATTTGAAGGTCGATGTACTGAACGATAAGTTATCGTTTACGTATGACTTTGCTTACGGTAATCGAAAAGTACCCGGAGATGTTCAAGCAAGCAGCGTTAAACCAAAACTCTACAAGATAAAAGGGGTAGGTATTCTTCAGGAAGGGCAAATGGACAGCGATTATACCGTGTTTATGGATATTGGCCAGTTAAAGATGTTTATTGAGGATAATGGCAAATATCTGAAGACCAGTGATCCTAATTATAAGCAAACATTGGCTCAACAGCTGAGGTATCAGGGTGCCCGAGTCAAAGTAAGTGATCTGAAATACGTTACGGCAGTTCAGAATAAAATCAAGGAGATGGGCTTTCAAACCTATAGCCTGAATGATGTGCTGGAATCCATGAAAAAAACCTCCAGCACACTGCAATTGATCCTGGGCGGTATCGGGGCTATATCGCTATTGGTAGCAGCATTAGGAATTACCAATACCATGATAATGTCCATTTATGAGCGTACCCGGGAAATTGGAATCATGAAAGTAATCGGCGCTTCCATCAAGGACATTGAAAAGTTATTTTTGTTTGAATCCGGTATGATTGGATTTCTGGGGGGACTTCTGGGAATGGGGGTCAGTTTTGTCCTTTCGCTCATATTAAATATGATCAGTCATAATACGCAAGTCCTGATGAGCATGGGTATTGGCGGCAGCGGCAGCAAAATATCCGTTATTCCTTTTTGGCTTGTTATTGCGGTTATGGGATTAAGTATTATCGTCGGATTGATTGCCGGTTACTACCCTGCGCGCCGGGCAATGAAGTTAAGTGCGTTGGAAGCGATTAGAAATGAGTAG